One genomic window of Glycine max cultivar Williams 82 chromosome 16, Glycine_max_v4.0, whole genome shotgun sequence includes the following:
- the LOC100787301 gene encoding probable GTP diphosphokinase RSH2, chloroplastic: MAVSTIALYASPPSSVCSTPHQINAHASYDFELGSRSSSPAGSTAPPSTSQKPVMGGLSCLFSSPAPAVKHAPPLSSNFSGEEDEMKELSSSFSYSPSKFAGSSWKRDQSPVSVFHGPVSCSSSGRSSTGSSSRIRSFRGGTSGLFDGFVRNALGSSCLDYDLDAGDSSAMIDELTFNLEDNFVEGGFHFEPYAKKLLLGAQMRHKIFCEEFVIKAFCEAEKAHRGQMRASGDPYLQHCLETAVLLALIGANSTVVAAGLLHDSLDDAFLTYDYIVGMFGAGVADLVEGVSKLSHLSKLARENNTASKSVEADRLHTMFLGMADARAVLIKLADRLHNMMTLDALPVAKRQRFAKETLEIFAPLANRLGISTWKEQLENLCFKHLNPSHHEELSSKLVESYDDAMITSAIERLEEALKDEGISYNVISGRHKSLYSVYCKMLKKKLTIDDIHDIYGLRLIVDKEEDCYKALTVVHRLWSEVPGKLKDYICRPKFNGYQSLHTVVMGEGKVPLEVQIRTKDMHLQAEFGFAAHWRYKEDDCQHSSFVLQMVEWARWVVTWQCEAMSRDCSSVGYADSVNPPCKFPSHADDCPYSYKPDCGQNGPVFVIMIENDKMSVQEFSANSTVLDLLKRSGRASSRLTTYRFPLKEELRPRLNHKPVSDPNSKLKMGDVIELTPAIPDKSLTEYREEIQRMYDRGLTVSSMGTAASTMVGSRS, from the exons atggCGGTTTCTACGATAGCCTTGTACGCGAGTCCACCAAGCAGCGTGTGTTCCACGCCGCACCAGATCAACGCCCACGCTAGCTACGACTTCGAATTGGGGTCGCGATCTTCTTCGCCGGCGGGGTCGACGGCGCCGCCGTCGACGTCGCAGAAGCCGGTGATGGGTGGTCTCTCATGCCTGTTCTCTTCGCCTGCGCCGGCGGTGAAGCACGCGCCTCCGCTGTCGTCGAACTTCTCCGGCGAGGAGGACGAGATGAAGGAACTGAGCAGTTCCTTCTCGTATTCTCCGAGCAAATTCGCAGGTTCTTCGTGGAAGAGGGATCAGAGTCCCGTGTCGGTGTTTCATGGTCCTGTTTCGTGTAGTAGTAGTGGTAGAAGTTCCACGGGTTCTTCGAGCCGTATTAGAAGCTTCAGGGGTGGGACCAGTGGTTTGTTTGatgggtttgtgaggaatgcgTTGGGGTCTTCATGTTTGGACTATGACTTAGATGCTGGTGATTCTTCTGCTATGATTGATGAGTTGACCTTCAATTTGGAGGATAATTTCGTGGAGGGTGGGTTTCACTTTGAGCCCTATGCTAAAAAATTGCTTCTTGGGGCGCAAATGAGGCACAAGATCTTCTGTGAGGAGTTTGTCATTAAGGCCTTTTGTGAAGCCGAGAAAGCACACAGAGGGCAG atgCGGGCTAGTGGGGATCCTTACTTGCAGCATTGTTTGGAGACTGCCGTGTTGCTGGCTTTGATTGGTGCCAATTCCACTGTTGTGGCGGCGGGGCTCTTGCATGACTCTCTGGATGATGCTTTTCTGACTTATGATTATATAGTTGGGATGTTTGGCGCTGGTGTTGCTGATTTGGTTGAAGGG GTTTCTAAATTGAGTCACTTAAGCAAGCTGGCTCGAGAAAATAATACAGCTAGCAAGTCAGTTGAAGCAGACCGGTTGCATACTATGTTCCTTGGCATGGCAGATGCAAGAGCTGTCCTCATTAAATTGGCAGATCGGTTGCATAATATGATGACACTAGATGCATTGCCAGTGGCCAAGCGGCAGAGGTTTGCTAAGGAGACTTTGGAGATTTTTGCACCTTTGGCCAATCGCTTGGGAATTTCTACTTGGAAGGAACAATTggaaaatttatgttttaagcATCTCAACCCAAGCCACCATGAGGAGCTTTCATCCAAGCTTGTGGAATcgtatgatgatgcaatgattACTTCTGCAATAGAGAGATTAGAGGAAGCACTTAAAGATGAAGGCATTTCTTATAATGTCATTTCTGGGCGGCATAAGAGCTTATATAGCGTTTATTGCAAAATGTTAAA GAAGAAACTAACCATAGATGATATCCATGACATTTATGGGCTGCGCTTGATTGTTGACAAGGAAGAAGACTGTTACAAAGCTTTGACAGTTGTTCATCGATTATGGTCTGAGGTGCCTGGAAAGCTGAAAGATTACATATGTCGTCCCAAGTTCAATGG ATATCAATCTCTGCATACTGTTGTGATGGGTGAAGGCAAGGTTCCCCTTGAAGTACAAATTCGGACCAAAGATATGCATTTACAAGCAGAATTTGGATTTGCTGCTCATTGGAGATACAAGGAAGATGATTGTCAGCATTCTTCATTTGTGCTTCAGATGGTTGAGTGGGCTCGATGGGTTGTCACCTGGCAGTGCGAAGCAATGAGTAGAGATTGTTCATCTGTTGGATATGCTGATTCAGTCAATCCCCCATGCAAGTTCCCTTCCCATGCTGATGATTGCCCATATTCTTACAAGCCTGATTGTGGTCAGAATGGGCCTGTGTTTGTTATCATGATTGAGAATGATAAG ATGTCTGTCCAAGAATTTAGCGCAAACTCAACAGTATTGGATTTGTTGAAAAGATCTGGGAGAGCAAGCTCTAGGTTGACAACATATAGGTTCCCATTGAAGGAAGAGTTGAGGCCAAGGCTGAATCACAAACCTGTTAGTGACCCCAATAGCAAGTTGAAGATGGGAGATGTGATTGAACTTACGCCAGCCATACCTGACAAGTCTCTTACAGAATACAGGGAAGAAATCCAGCGTATGTACGATCGTGGGCTAACTGTGTCGAGCATGGGAACCGCTGCAAGCACCATGGTTGGCTCAAGGAGTTGA